CTGGCGCTGACGATCGGCATCTTCTGCGCCGGGACACCCTCCACCGCGGCCACCGGCCAGGTGATCCGCAGTCTCGGTGTGGATCCGGCCGAGGTGAGCAGGCTCGACTACCGGGGTGAGGGCTGGCCCGGACGGTTCCGCGTGGTGACCGCCGGTGGCGACTCGGCCTCGACCACCTACGAGAAGTCCTGGGGCGCACTCACCAAGCACCGACAGTGGCGCTGTCTGATCTGCCCCGATCACACGGGTGAGTTCGCCGATCTGGGAATCGGCGACCCCTGGTACCGCAAGCTCCAGGAGGGCGAGTCCGGTCGATCCTTGGTCATCGTCCGGACCGAACGTGGCCGGGCGGCGCTCGCAACTGCACTGGCAGATGGCGTCGTGGCGGGGCATGAGCTCCCGCTCGAGCGGCTACGGGAGTCACAACCCGGCCTGGAGTCCACCCGGGGGGCGGTCTGGGGACGGCTGCTGACCATGCGTCTGCTCGGTCTGCCGGCCCCCACCTATCGCGGTATGCCTGCGTTCCGGCTGTGGTGGAAGCTCTCGCTCAGGGACAAGGTGACCTCGACCGGTGGCACCTGGCGGCGCGTCCGGGCACGTCGGCTCCGGCGCCCGGAGGTAGGAGCCCAGGAGGCCCAGGAGGCCCGGGAGGGCCGCCGATGAGCCATCGCGCCGACGTCGTCATGATCACCTACCGCAGCGCGGGGTACCTGCACCTGAGCCTGCCTCGCCTGCTGGAGACGCTGGGTGAGCACGACCGCGTCTGGCTGTGGCACAACGGTGACGACGAGGCCACGATCGAGGCGCTCCGGCCGTTCGTGGCGGACGCTCGAGTTCACCGTTACCACCACAGTCGCGAGAACGTGAAGCTCCGCGAGCCGACATCGTGGCTGTGGCGTGACTCCTCGGCACGGTTCGTGTCCAAGGTGGATGACGACTGCCTCGTCGCTCCGGGCTGGCTGGACACCTTCACCGAGGCGCACGACGCGAACCCGCAGTTCGGGGTGATCGGGAGCTGGCGCCATCCGCCCGAGGACTTCCGACCGGAGCTGGCCGCGCGCAAGATCGAGACATTCGCGGGCGGGCATCGGCTGATGCGCAACCTCTGGGTCCAGGGCAGCGGGTACCTGATGCCCCGAGCCCTGGTGGATCGCCACGGGACGATCGGCCCCGAGGAAACCTTCACCGACTACTGCATCCGGACCGCGCGAACTGGTTCCGTGAACGGCTTCTACTACCCGTTCGTGCCCGAGGATCACATGGATGATCCGCGCTCGCCGCACACGCTGATCCGGACCGATGCCGACCTCTCCGCACGGATGCCGTTGTCCGCCGCTGCGAACGGGGTCTCGACGGTAACCGAGTGGACGGAGCAGCTGCGCCGGAGCGCTGCCATCCTTCAGACAGCCTCCCTCGACCCGCGCAGCTACGCGGGCTGGCGTGCCAAGGTCCGGGCGGGGCGCCGCCGTCTCGCGCTCCTGCGGGGGCGCCCAGCCCGTTGGTGACCTACCGGGCCGGCTCTCCGGTGTCGGCCCAGACGTTGGACGAGTCCCAGTCGCTGTTCTGGAGATTGCCGGCCACCCCGAACTTGAAGTCGCGGCCGAACTGGTTGTCGCTGTACGTCGCGCTGTCGACCTCACCCCGGCCGCCACCGTTGATCGTGTAGTTCCCGCCGTTCATCAAGTTCCCGGTGACCAGCAGATTCGAGATCCGGTCGCTCCCGGAGAGCGAGCCGATCTGGATCGCCGAGTTCATCGGATCGTCCGTCGAGGCCACATAGGCCTGCAGGTTGTTGCCGCGGATCGTGACGTCGTCGCCGCTGCGGATCTGGATCGCGTCGTGGTGACCGCCCTGCTGACGCTGCAGGTCATGGATGTAGGAGTCCTCGATCGTGACACCGTCCGCCTGGATCCGGATGCCGTCCTCCGCCGAGTGGATGTCCGCGTGACGGACGGTTCCGCTACCGCTCATGAGGATCCCGATGCCGGTGCTCCCCAGGTTGTCCAGCTCGACGTGCTCGATCAACGTGCCCGTCACGCCACTGCTGACATCGATGGGGTAGCCGCCACCACCACCCTGGACCAGGGTGTTCCGGATGGTCACGTCATCGGCCTCGACGGTGATCGTGCCCCGGACGTGGAGTCCGTCGATGACGGTGCCGTCCTCGGTGATCGTCAGGCTGTCGGAGGAGGTCAGGCTCACCCCGCTCGGGACGCCGGTGCTGCTCTCGTCCGGGAACTCGGATGACGGCTCGGGGCTCGGCTCCGGACTCGGCTCAGGGCTCGGCTCCGGCGTCGGCTCGGGGCTCGGCTCGGGGCTCGGCTCAGGGCTCGGCTCGGGTGTTCCGGGCACGGGGGCTCCCGGTGTCTCGAACGGCTCGCCGTCCACGGTCGAGTTCACGACGTCCGCCGGCTTGCGCTCGGAGAACATGAAGTCGTTGCGGCACCCATGAAGCGCCACTCCCTCGGCGTAGTAGTTGCCGAAGACCACGCCGTTGGTGCGAGTGCGCATGCAGTGCACGTCGGTGTCGAGGATTCGCGTGCCCTCGGCGCCGGGGAAGACCCTGATGCTGTGGTATCCGGTGTAGGCGACGACCGAGTTCTTGATCGTCACGTCGTCGGCCTGCACATTGATGGCACCGCGGACGTACATGGCGTCGACGACAGTTCCCGGTTCGGTGATCGTGATCGTGCCGGAACGCTCCTCAAGATCCGCGACCGCTGCCTCGGTCGGACCGCCGCTGTCACCGGCATCGGTGGAACCGGCAGCCCAACTACCCGCCTCTCGCACCTGGGCCACCGCGGCCGACGGCGCGACGGAGGCCACGGCGGCGACCAGGCCGAGGGAGAGGACGGAGAGGATGGCGGGCGCTCGCCGCCACCTTCTGGGCTGAACAGAGCCGGTTCTGCGAAGTCTGCGCAGGTCATTCTCACGGTTGGCCACTGGCTGGTACTCCTTGGGGTTCAGGGCGATCTCATCACGCAACCGCCTCGGACGTTGTCTGTGCTACTGCGCTGTGTCACCCACACACTGGGGCAACCGCTGTAGCGCAGTCGGGTCCCGGCCCCCAAGAACGACTCCGGCCCAGGACACAGGCAGTACGTCCGGTGACCCGACATGTGCGACCCGGCGAGGGCCGCTTTATTACGAGACCGTAACAGTATGCGTGTCGACTGGCTATTGTCGTCGATCTCTGTATGTGCCCACGGTCACCCATCGGCATGCACCGACACGAACGTGCGTGAGTCACGCAACAAGAGGTGCTCACCGATGGCGGGTGGTCAGGGCCCCAATCGTTGTTCACGGCCTTGATGCTCCGCGATCAGCGCGCGGGCGTCGCGGTCAGCGCGTCGAAGACCCGCACATAGTTCCGCGCCTGGAGTGCCCATGCCAGCTCGGTCTCGATCCGAGCGCGTCCGATGCGACCCATCCGCGCACGGCGAGCCGGATCATCGAGCAGCTCGGCGATCGCGCGCGCGCTCTCGGCCGGGTCCTCCCCCGACACGTAGACAGCTGCACCCGCGGCGCATCGCCTGGTCTCGCGCAGGTCGGTCGCCACCACGGCGACCTCGTGGGCCATGTACTCCAGGGTCTTGTTCATCGTCGATCGGTGGTTGAACTCGTTCTGCGGGTCCGGTGTGACACCGACGTCCGCACTGGAGAGCCACCGCCCGAGCTCCTCGTGGTCCACACGACCGGTGAAGGTCACCCAGCGGTCGAGACCGAGTCGTGAACACTCACCACGCAGACCCTCGAGGCTGTCACCGAAGCCGAGAAGGGCGAACCGGGTATCCAGACGGCCGAGCTGGTGGACGTACGCGTCGATCGCCGCGAGCAATGCTCCGACGCCATCCTGAGGGCCCATGATCCCGACATAGCACACAAGATGATCCGAGGTACCGCGCAGCTCAGGATGGTCCTCGCCCCGACGCATCCGCCCGGCGTCCGGCGTGCTCATCACGACGGCGGTGCGGCGGCGCGGGACCCCACCTCGTGCCTCGGCCACCTCACGGTAGGCAGGGTTGGGCGAGATCACCCGGTCGGCGACGCGATAGGTGCGGCGCTCGAGCCAGAGCAGCGCCCGGTACAGCGGGCCGCGCCTGCCGAAGCGCGCCTCGAACACCTCCGGGCACAGGTCGTGCTGATCGAAGACGAACCTACGGCCCCGCACCTTCCACAGCGCGCCCAGGAGCCAGTACGTGTCGGGCGGGTTGCATGCCTGCAGCACGTCGAAGGGCGCCTCCCGGTTCACCCGCAGGCTCAGGCGCGCGGCCTGCAGCCAGCAGATGACGAACTCCCGCGCGTACGAGAGTGGTCCGCGGGCGCCGACCGGTGCCTGATACGAGTGCACCGCGACACCGTCGATCTCGTGCCGGTCGGCCTCGCCCGGCTCCTCCTTGGGGCAGATCACGCTCACCCGATAACCGGCGTCGAGCAGCGCCGAGCACTCGTTGCGTACCCGACGGTCGAGTCGCAGCGGCAGGTTCTGGATGATGATCACGACGTGCGCCGGTCGCGAGGTGCGGGCGCGGCGGCGCCGGCGAAGCGCGCCGGGCATCAGACCGGCGTCCCGGCTCGCTTCCGCACCACGAACTGGGCGATGTTCTCGATACTGTCCAGATTCGCGGGGACCGTCTCCTGGTCCGCCACCGCCACCCCGAGGTCGTCCTCCAGGAACTCCACCAGCTCGAGGACCCCGGTGGAATCGACCACTCCGGACGACAGGAGCGACTGGGTGTCTTCCGGCATCCGGGCGGTATCGCCGAACAGGAAGTTCGTCACGATGAATTCTCGGATCTGGTTCCGCACTGCGTCTTCCATCGTGTCCTCACTCGCAGAAAAGACTCCCAAGCCGAACACGGTCACGGTATCCTATTCATGCGCAGTTCATCCCGAGAATTCGCGGAATTTCCGGCTCTGACGAAGGAGTGCAGGTGACCCAGCAATCCGCGAACGTCGGTGAGTATCTCCTGCAGCCTGCGCACGCGGACGAGGTCGCCGTCATCGATCGAACGGGAGCGCACACCTATGCACACCTGCACGAGACGGTCCGGGTGCTGGCCCGGCGCCTCACGACATGGAACCTCGAGGCGGGTGCACGGATCGGCCTGCTGAGCAGGAACTCGATGTTCTGGGCCGCCGCCTACCTCGCCATTCTGCGTTCAGGGCACGTCGTCGTGCCCCTTGCGACGACTCTGACACCTCAGGATGTGCTGCTCAAGGCGCAGTTCGTCGGCTGCGAGGCCTTCCTCGTC
Above is a window of Ruania suaedae DNA encoding:
- a CDS encoding Coenzyme F420 hydrogenase/dehydrogenase, beta subunit C-terminal domain, whose amino-acid sequence is MKDRSLSTIGAVVDAHLCTGCGVCAYLRPDELAMADVPRVGRRPLPIAAVTGGAGGAGGNPVTACPGRRLEHPAGALDGAPYGGEWGPVLALYECWSTDPDLRHRGSSGGVVSALSAHGVTSGSAVGVLQIQAAKDDPLQNETVLNRTYEQIVGAAGSRYSPASPCERLDLVEEAEGPCIVVGKPCDIAAVRTAGELRPALAERLALTIGIFCAGTPSTAATGQVIRSLGVDPAEVSRLDYRGEGWPGRFRVVTAGGDSASTTYEKSWGALTKHRQWRCLICPDHTGEFADLGIGDPWYRKLQEGESGRSLVIVRTERGRAALATALADGVVAGHELPLERLRESQPGLESTRGAVWGRLLTMRLLGLPAPTYRGMPAFRLWWKLSLRDKVTSTGGTWRRVRARRLRRPEVGAQEAQEAREGRR
- a CDS encoding glycosyltransferase is translated as MSHRADVVMITYRSAGYLHLSLPRLLETLGEHDRVWLWHNGDDEATIEALRPFVADARVHRYHHSRENVKLREPTSWLWRDSSARFVSKVDDDCLVAPGWLDTFTEAHDANPQFGVIGSWRHPPEDFRPELAARKIETFAGGHRLMRNLWVQGSGYLMPRALVDRHGTIGPEETFTDYCIRTARTGSVNGFYYPFVPEDHMDDPRSPHTLIRTDADLSARMPLSAAANGVSTVTEWTEQLRRSAAILQTASLDPRSYAGWRAKVRAGRRRLALLRGRPARW
- a CDS encoding right-handed parallel beta-helix repeat-containing protein encodes the protein MASVAPSAAVAQVREAGSWAAGSTDAGDSGGPTEAAVADLEERSGTITITEPGTVVDAMYVRGAINVQADDVTIKNSVVAYTGYHSIRVFPGAEGTRILDTDVHCMRTRTNGVVFGNYYAEGVALHGCRNDFMFSERKPADVVNSTVDGEPFETPGAPVPGTPEPSPEPSPEPSPEPTPEPSPEPSPEPSPEPSSEFPDESSTGVPSGVSLTSSDSLTITEDGTVIDGLHVRGTITVEADDVTIRNTLVQGGGGGYPIDVSSGVTGTLIEHVELDNLGSTGIGILMSGSGTVRHADIHSAEDGIRIQADGVTIEDSYIHDLQRQQGGHHDAIQIRSGDDVTIRGNNLQAYVASTDDPMNSAIQIGSLSGSDRISNLLVTGNLMNGGNYTINGGGRGEVDSATYSDNQFGRDFKFGVAGNLQNSDWDSSNVWADTGEPAR
- a CDS encoding glycosyltransferase family 4 protein, whose product is MPGALRRRRRARTSRPAHVVIIIQNLPLRLDRRVRNECSALLDAGYRVSVICPKEEPGEADRHEIDGVAVHSYQAPVGARGPLSYAREFVICWLQAARLSLRVNREAPFDVLQACNPPDTYWLLGALWKVRGRRFVFDQHDLCPEVFEARFGRRGPLYRALLWLERRTYRVADRVISPNPAYREVAEARGGVPRRRTAVVMSTPDAGRMRRGEDHPELRGTSDHLVCYVGIMGPQDGVGALLAAIDAYVHQLGRLDTRFALLGFGDSLEGLRGECSRLGLDRWVTFTGRVDHEELGRWLSSADVGVTPDPQNEFNHRSTMNKTLEYMAHEVAVVATDLRETRRCAAGAAVYVSGEDPAESARAIAELLDDPARRARMGRIGRARIETELAWALQARNYVRVFDALTATPAR